In Nitrospirota bacterium, the DNA window GGCACGAGGTAAGGGACGCGGGGCGCGGGGCCAAAACAGCCTCGGCCCAGCCTCGCGCCTCGAACCTCGCACCCCACGCCTCACTTCGCGTAATCCACGTACCGGCTCTCGCGGATGACGGTCACCTTGATCTGGCCCGGGTAGGTCAGCTCCTGCTCGATCTTCTTGGCCAATTCCCGGGACATCAGCGCCGAATCGGCGTCGCTGATCTCGTCCTGCCGGACGATGACGCGGATCTCCCGGCCCGCCTGGATCGCGTAGGCCTTCTGCACCCCCTTGAACCCGGTCGCCAGGGACTCCAGCTTTTCCAGCCGCTTGACGTACGACTCGAGCGCCTCTCGCCTGGCCCCGGGCCTGGCCGCCGACAAGGCTTCCGCCGCCGCCACCAGCACGGTTTCCGGACAGATCGGCTCGACCTGCTCGTGGTGGGCGGCGATGGCGTTCACGACTTTCGGCGACTCCCCGTAGCGCTTGGCGATCTCCGCGCCCAGCATCGCGTGGGGCCCCTCCTCCTCGTGGCTGACCGCCTTCCCGATGTCGTGCAGCAGCGCACCCCGCTTGGCCAGCTTCACGTCCAGGCCCAGCTCGGCCGCCATGGTCCCGCAGATGTACGCGGCCTCACGGGCGTGGTAGAGGTTGTTCTGCCCGTAGCTGGTCCGGTATTTCAGCTTGCCCAGCACCTTGACCAGCTCGGGATGGAAATCCGCGAGCCCCACCTCGAAGATGACCTTCTCCGCCTCTTCCACCATCAGCTTGTCGAGGTCGGTCTTGACCTTTTCGACGATCTCCTCGATGCGGGTCGGGTGGATCCGGCCGTCCTGCATCAGCCGCTCCAGCGAGACCTTGGCGATCTCCCGGCGCAGGGGATCGAATCCGGACACGATGACCGCCTCCGGCGTCTCGTCGATGATCAGGTCGATCCCCGTGGCCGCTTCGATCGCCCGGATGTTGCGCCCCTCCCGCCCGATGATGCGGCCCTTCATCCCGTCGTTGGGAAGCGGCACGACCGAGATGGTCGCCTCGGAGACGTAATCTCGCGTCACCCGCTGGATGGACCGGGCGATGATCTCCCGCGCCTCCCGCTCCGCATTCTCCTTCGCCTCGTCAATGATGCGCTTGGCAGCGCCGGCCGCCTCGAGCCGCGCCTCGCTCTCGATTTCGCTCAACAGCTGGCGCTTGGCCTCCTCGACCGTCATGCCGGCGACCCGCTCCAGCGCCTCCCGATGCTCCTTGACAGCCCGATCGCAGGCGGCCTCCTTGGCGGCAATCGCCTCGTCGCGCTTCGCCAAGGCCTGCTCGCGTTTCTGTATCTCGGCTTCGCGCTTGTCGACGGTGGCGGTCTTGCGGTCCAGATTTTCCTCGCGGGAGAGCAGCCGCTTCTCCTGCGAGGCAAGCTCCGACCGCTTCTCCTTCTCCTCCTTTTCAAGCTCGGCCTTGGCCTGAAACAGCAGACCCTTGGCTTCCAGCTTGGCTTCCTTGACGAGATTCTCCGCCTCCCGTTCCGCTCCCTGGAGAACCTGTCGCGCCTGCTCTTCGGCCTGGCTCCGGCTGGCGGCCAAGGCCTTCCTCCGGAGCGCGGCGGCGACTCCGATCCCCACGAGCGCGCCCAGGAGCGCGACGATCCCGTAGATGACAACGGTCGTTAGAATGGTCTCCACCCCCTTTTGGCAGAATCAGGGCAATCCGGGAGCTGGATAAGAAACAGGAGGTCAGCGGACCGAAGCAGGACGGGCTCGGACGCCCGCCGTCGTAGCGGATCAGACCGTGGGACGAGGCACGAAGGACAACCGACGGCTGAACGAGTCGAGTCGAGGGGGACGAGGCCGACCCCTTGGATACGCGCGAGGTCTCGCCTCTCTCACGAGAGCCAACTGGCGATCGGGCGTCGGATCCGGACGATCAGGCGTCGCCCGATCGGCTTCCCCCGCCCACCTTGGCCAGCCCCACCAGCCGGCCTCAAATGGCGCTCGGCCGGCGGGAACTCCTAGCAGCACTGTCTTTCCCCACTCAACGATCCAGCGTATCACCGACAACTGCATCATCTTCTCGTTCGAAACAACCGTCAATGCGTTATCCCGTCTCCTTGCGAAGCCACGCGGTCCAACCTGCATCGGGGCTTCCTGTGATTCCTGCCCAGGCTCCCCAAGTCAGTGTGAACGTACCGTAGCAGATACGAACGAGCAATGCAAGGGCTTCTCCCGCCGCGCACCCCGCTCAGCGGCGGTGAGCCGGCTCCAACTGCTCGTCGATGGATTCCAGCAGGCTCAGGGCGCGTCGCTCGACCGCCGCCCCCTCCTGTTGGCGGATCTGCTCGGCCTGAAACAGCTGATGCGCGATGTTGATGGCGGTCAGCACGGCCAGCTTGACGGGGGTCGCGGTCTTCATGCCGCTGGCGAGGCTGCGCATCTGCTCGTCCACGTGAGCCGCCACCCGTCTGATGTACTCTTCGTCCGCGTCCCCTCGGATCACATACCGCTGGCCGTAGATCTCCACCTGTGAGGTCCTCAAGACGCCACCTCCTTGGATTGCTCCATGCACTCCAAGACGTCCAGCTCGCCCAACACCTTTTCGATCCGCGAGCGGATATCGTCCCGCTCGTCTTCCCACCGTCGGTTCGATTCCTCCTGCTTGAGGAGCTGCTGTCGTGCCGACCGCAGCTCTCCCTCTAACGCAGTGTTGGCGCGTTTGAGCGATTGAACCAGCTCGACCAGGCTCCGCACCCGGGCCTCCAGGGCATCCATCTTATCCAGTGCCATCCGTCCTCCTCTTCTCAGCTCTCAGCCATCAGCAGTCAGCTTTGACCGCCGGTCGGCAACTGACTGCTGATCGCTGTCGGCTTCTTATAGAAGCCTCAGCAGACCTTGTCAAGGAAGCGGGGCCCGCAGGCGGCGCCGCCGAGCCGGCGATATTCGCGGTAGCTGCGGAGCACCCGTTTGACGTAGAGCCGGGTCTCCTGGTAGGGGATCAGCTCCACGAACTCGTCCGCGTCCCTGGCCCCGTTCTTGGCGATCCAGCCGGTCACGGCCTGCGGTCCGGCGTTGTAGGCCGCCACCGCGTGCATGACGTTGCCGGAAAACTGCTGGAGCAACTGCTCCAGGTAGCGGACGCCCACCCGGATGTTGGTTTCCTGATCGAACAGTTCGTCCCGGCCGACCGCGGCCATGCCCCGCCGTCTGGCCACCGCCTGGGCCGTGTCCGGCATCACCTGCATGAGCCCCACCGCCCCCACGCGCGAGACGGCCCGCGGATCGTACTGGCTCTCCTCGCGGATGATCGCGGCCGCCAGGTAGGGATCAACGAGCCCGCCGGCGTTCTCCCGGATCGTGGGCAGGTAGGCGGTCGGATAGGCGACGGGCCAGAGCGCGAGCGGCACCGCGTCCCCGCCCCGCTCCAGCGCGTCCTTGAAATACAGCCGCGCCAGCCTGAGGGCCTGGTAGTGGGCGCCCGCCTCGCTGAGCAGGGAGGAGAGGGCGACCAGTACGTCGCGATCACGGGCGTAGCGCTCGACGAGGGAGCCCCATTCCCTGGCCGCTTCCTGATCCAAACCGAGGAGCTTCAACTCCGCGGCCCGGCGAGCATGCACGTCGTGCAGGAGCGGGCTTCCGTCCGCCAGCGCCGGAGGCCCCGAGACCGGCACCGGCTCCCCCGTCGAGGCGTCGACGCGGGATCGGGCGAGCTGACAGTAGTACGTGTAAGGGTAGCGGCGGCAGAGCTGCCGGTAGAGCTCCGCGGCCTTGGCCTCGCTCTGGCGCTCGCGGGCTCGTCCGGCCCAGTATAGGGCCCGAGGAGCGAGCTGCCCGTCATCCTTGCTCGCGGCCAGATCCTGGAGCGTCTCCACCGCCTCGCGGTAGCGCCCAGTCCGATAATGGATCCAGCCGATCCGCCAGAGCGCCTCGGCACGCTGGCCGGCCGCGGCGTCCGCCTGCGCCACCGATCGGTAGTGCTGGATCGCCGGCTCCCACTTGCCCTGGTCGTCGTACCAGTTGGCGACGAAGCCCAGGACCGTGGCCTTCTGTTCACCCGACGCGGACACGCGCCCCAGGGACTGGGAGAGGGCGACCAACTGCTCCCCGTCTCCCTGCCGCAGATGGACCCGGGCCAGCCAGACGGCCGCTTCGCCCGACTCGACGGCCCGTTCGGCCACCAGCTCCTGAAACACCCGTCGCGCCTGGTCATACCGCTTCAGCCGCACGAGCGCGATCCCCAGCTTGAGCTTGCCCTCGCCCCGCCGGGGATCGTTCGGCGCGGCGGCGAGGAACTTCTGCAGATCCGCAACCGCCTCCTCGTGGAAGGACAGGGCCAGATACGCCTGGGCCCGCCCGAAGAGGTCGTCGGGGGACGGGCGCCACGAGCCGCCGGTCACCTTGCCCAGACGAACTTCCGCCTCACGCGCTTCCTGGGTGTGAGGGTAGCGGGCCCAGAGCTGTAGGAGCGCCGTACGCGCCTCCTCCGGCTGACCCGCCTGGATCTGACAGTCGGCCAGGTTCAGCAAGGCCCCGGGGGCGGCCGGGTCCTGGGGGACCGCCGACACGGCGCGGGCCAGCCAGTCCACCGCCCGCGCGCACTGGGCGGCCTGATA includes these proteins:
- a CDS encoding cell division protein ZapA, whose translation is MRTSQVEIYGQRYVIRGDADEEYIRRVAAHVDEQMRSLASGMKTATPVKLAVLTAINIAHQLFQAEQIRQQEGAAVERRALSLLESIDEQLEPAHRR
- a CDS encoding transglycosylase SLT domain-containing protein — translated: MSAAFFVLAACLLFSGSVSAVPDSGESVCETPEPCYRDAVALAGSTGSTGTVNGDRVRAALDRLELVRERHPGSVWARRAGLLMGVLLTDRDPADAVRFLRAAQRDLPVIEDYVRLWMAESLLRLGEAARAAVLFEFIPEAVPDTLLGPRVAYRAGAAWYQAAQCARAVDWLARAVSAVPQDPAAPGALLNLADCQIQAGQPEEARTALLQLWARYPHTQEAREAEVRLGKVTGGSWRPSPDDLFGRAQAYLALSFHEEAVADLQKFLAAAPNDPRRGEGKLKLGIALVRLKRYDQARRVFQELVAERAVESGEAAVWLARVHLRQGDGEQLVALSQSLGRVSASGEQKATVLGFVANWYDDQGKWEPAIQHYRSVAQADAAAGQRAEALWRIGWIHYRTGRYREAVETLQDLAASKDDGQLAPRALYWAGRARERQSEAKAAELYRQLCRRYPYTYYCQLARSRVDASTGEPVPVSGPPALADGSPLLHDVHARRAAELKLLGLDQEAAREWGSLVERYARDRDVLVALSSLLSEAGAHYQALRLARLYFKDALERGGDAVPLALWPVAYPTAYLPTIRENAGGLVDPYLAAAIIREESQYDPRAVSRVGAVGLMQVMPDTAQAVARRRGMAAVGRDELFDQETNIRVGVRYLEQLLQQFSGNVMHAVAAYNAGPQAVTGWIAKNGARDADEFVELIPYQETRLYVKRVLRSYREYRRLGGAACGPRFLDKVC
- the rny gene encoding ribonuclease Y — encoded protein: MLTTVVIYGIVALLGALVGIGVAAALRRKALAASRSQAEEQARQVLQGAEREAENLVKEAKLEAKGLLFQAKAELEKEEKEKRSELASQEKRLLSREENLDRKTATVDKREAEIQKREQALAKRDEAIAAKEAACDRAVKEHREALERVAGMTVEEAKRQLLSEIESEARLEAAGAAKRIIDEAKENAEREAREIIARSIQRVTRDYVSEATISVVPLPNDGMKGRIIGREGRNIRAIEAATGIDLIIDETPEAVIVSGFDPLRREIAKVSLERLMQDGRIHPTRIEEIVEKVKTDLDKLMVEEAEKVIFEVGLADFHPELVKVLGKLKYRTSYGQNNLYHAREAAYICGTMAAELGLDVKLAKRGALLHDIGKAVSHEEEGPHAMLGAEIAKRYGESPKVVNAIAAHHEQVEPICPETVLVAAAEALSAARPGARREALESYVKRLEKLESLATGFKGVQKAYAIQAGREIRVIVRQDEISDADSALMSRELAKKIEQELTYPGQIKVTVIRESRYVDYAK
- the zapB gene encoding cell division protein ZapB; translated protein: MALDKMDALEARVRSLVELVQSLKRANTALEGELRSARQQLLKQEESNRRWEDERDDIRSRIEKVLGELDVLECMEQSKEVAS